A single window of Actinoallomurus bryophytorum DNA harbors:
- a CDS encoding DUF1707 SHOCT-like domain-containing protein yields the protein MNCANWSFASSLAAPATPLAASGSLPDQLRVGDAERDEVTTALHEHFVQGRLTRDELDERLTATLSARTVGDLRAVTRDLPGGTPARTPERHPAAGSWGRGPWGRDPWEMGAAYRGRGPLTSPWPRGGWGRPRPFGPLLLVALVVAAFTGGWVILPVLACVWFAVAFTGLRHARRRHASFSVRR from the coding sequence ATGAACTGTGCTAACTGGTCGTTCGCCTCCTCACTCGCGGCGCCGGCCACTCCGCTCGCTGCGTCGGGCTCGCTCCCCGATCAGCTCCGTGTCGGTGACGCGGAACGCGACGAGGTGACCACGGCCCTGCACGAGCACTTCGTGCAGGGCCGGCTCACCCGCGACGAGCTGGACGAACGCCTGACGGCGACGCTGTCGGCGAGGACCGTCGGCGACCTGCGGGCCGTGACGCGCGACCTGCCCGGCGGCACGCCGGCCCGGACGCCGGAGCGGCACCCCGCCGCCGGCTCGTGGGGCCGAGGTCCGTGGGGCCGAGATCCGTGGGAGATGGGGGCCGCGTACCGGGGTCGCGGTCCGCTGACGTCCCCCTGGCCGCGCGGCGGATGGGGCCGGCCCCGCCCGTTCGGGCCTCTGCTCCTGGTGGCCCTGGTCGTGGCCGCGTTCACCGGCGGGTGGGTCATCCTCCCGGTGCTCGCCTGCGTGTGGTTCGCGGTCGCGTTCACCGGCCTGCGCCACGCACGCCGCCGCCACGCCTCATTCTCCGTACGCCGGTAG
- a CDS encoding class I SAM-dependent methyltransferase has protein sequence MEHHHHSPAETDSAAMAELLDLDAEVMHSYLSEVTAWVEALGPPCRRILDVGSGTGAGTLALAQRFTGAEVIAVDLSENLLGRLRDKARDRGVADRIRTVQANLDAAWPAVDTVDLVWASNSLHHMADPGRVLSEVFATLRPGGLLALAEMDSFPRFLPDDLGIGRPGLEARCNAAVAGARAEALPHIGSDWASRLRQAGFTVEAERTFAIDLTPPLPPSAGRYAQASLRRVRSRMDGRIDVGDLATLDALIDDDGPDSVLRREDLTVRDTRTVWAARRR, from the coding sequence ATGGAACACCACCACCACTCCCCCGCCGAGACCGACTCCGCCGCGATGGCCGAGCTCCTGGACCTCGACGCCGAGGTCATGCACTCCTACCTGTCCGAGGTGACCGCCTGGGTCGAGGCCCTCGGCCCTCCCTGCCGCCGGATCCTCGACGTGGGCAGCGGAACCGGCGCCGGCACACTCGCCCTCGCCCAGCGCTTCACGGGCGCCGAGGTGATCGCCGTGGACCTGTCCGAGAACCTGCTGGGCCGCCTCAGGGACAAGGCCCGCGATCGCGGCGTGGCCGACCGGATCCGCACCGTACAGGCGAACCTGGACGCGGCATGGCCCGCCGTCGACACCGTCGACCTGGTCTGGGCGTCCAACTCTCTCCACCACATGGCCGACCCCGGCCGCGTCCTGTCCGAGGTCTTCGCCACGCTTCGTCCCGGCGGGCTCCTGGCCCTGGCCGAGATGGACTCCTTCCCGCGCTTCCTGCCCGACGACCTCGGCATCGGCCGCCCCGGACTGGAAGCGCGCTGCAACGCGGCCGTGGCCGGAGCGCGGGCCGAGGCACTACCGCATATCGGTTCGGACTGGGCCTCACGCCTGCGCCAGGCGGGCTTCACGGTCGAGGCCGAGCGGACCTTCGCCATCGACCTGACGCCGCCGCTTCCCCCCTCCGCCGGCCGCTACGCCCAGGCGTCCCTGCGCCGCGTCCGGTCCCGCATGGACGGCCGGATCGACGTCGGCGACCTGGCCACGCTCGACGCGCTCATCGACGATGACGGGCCCGATTCCGTCCTGCGCCGCGAGGACCTCACCGTTCGCGACACAAGGACCGTGTGGGCGGCGCGGCGCCGGTAG
- the idi gene encoding isopentenyl-diphosphate Delta-isomerase, which yields MDGLRVTNNELIVLLDPTGRAIGTAPKAPSHHSETPLHLAFSCYLTDPAGRILITQRAHGKASFPSVWTNSCCGHPAPGEGLRDAIRRRVRTELGLGVEEPTLVLPRFRYRATAADGVVENELCPVVRATATGETRLDPEEVEAAEWRDWDECVALVDHPTASPWFRSQMEQLVPLGAPAEWPAAAPALLPPAITW from the coding sequence ATGGATGGACTGAGAGTGACCAATAACGAACTGATCGTGTTGCTCGACCCGACCGGCCGGGCGATCGGCACGGCCCCGAAGGCACCGAGCCATCACAGCGAGACCCCACTTCATCTGGCCTTCTCCTGCTATCTCACCGACCCTGCCGGACGGATCCTGATCACGCAGCGGGCGCACGGCAAGGCGTCCTTCCCCTCCGTGTGGACCAACAGCTGCTGCGGGCACCCCGCTCCGGGTGAGGGCCTGCGCGATGCCATCCGGCGTCGCGTGCGCACCGAGCTGGGTCTGGGCGTGGAGGAGCCGACGCTCGTGCTCCCGAGATTTCGCTATCGCGCTACGGCCGCGGACGGCGTGGTGGAGAACGAGCTCTGCCCGGTCGTGCGCGCGACCGCGACGGGCGAGACGCGGCTCGACCCGGAGGAGGTCGAGGCGGCCGAGTGGCGCGACTGGGACGAATGCGTCGCCCTGGTGGATCATCCGACGGCCTCGCCCTGGTTTCGCTCGCAGATGGAGCAGCTCGTGCCGCTGGGGGCCCCCGCGGAGTGGCCCGCCGCCGCCCCGGCCCTGCTTCCGCCCGCCATCACGTGGTGA
- the mug gene encoding G/U mismatch-specific DNA glycosylase: MTSRPTTAEIAAAQDRTIPDVVPPRGGVLLCGINPGLYSAATGWHFARPGNRFWPALHRSGFTDRLLTPDEQRLLPAYGLGITNLAARATATAAELTRAELEEGGALLEEFVRRHAPRVVAVLGVTAYRTAFGRPKARIGPQEAMLGGARTWILPNPSGLNAHYTAETLAGEFRVLRKAAGPVTT; encoded by the coding sequence ATGACGTCACGACCGACCACCGCCGAGATCGCGGCGGCGCAGGATCGCACGATCCCCGACGTCGTGCCGCCTCGCGGTGGTGTCCTGCTCTGCGGCATCAACCCGGGGCTGTACTCCGCGGCGACCGGATGGCACTTCGCCCGGCCGGGCAACCGCTTCTGGCCGGCCCTGCACCGCTCCGGCTTCACCGACCGGCTGCTCACGCCGGACGAGCAGCGGCTGCTGCCCGCCTACGGCCTCGGCATCACCAACCTCGCAGCACGCGCCACCGCGACGGCGGCGGAGCTGACCAGGGCGGAGTTGGAGGAGGGCGGCGCCCTGCTGGAGGAGTTCGTCCGCCGGCACGCCCCACGGGTGGTCGCGGTCCTCGGCGTCACCGCCTACCGCACGGCCTTCGGCCGGCCGAAGGCGCGGATCGGCCCGCAGGAGGCGATGCTGGGCGGGGCCCGCACGTGGATCCTGCCCAACCCCTCAGGCCTGAACGCCCACTACACCGCCGAGACGCTCGCCGGGGAGTTCCGGGTGCTGCGGAAAGCGGCCGGACCGGTCACCACGTGA
- a CDS encoding ROK family transcriptional regulator yields the protein MTRRRIRGSTQDDVRRHNLGTILTEVHRHGYRSRALLTAEMGLNRSTIGDLVAELTEAGLVLQRSASAQGRAGRPSLEVVPSPEGVYVLAVDLGVRHLAVARVGLGGDVLDRVDVDSERDWSDLDITVDAIAEACRGLRRGAPARARCVGVGLSVPGVVRQEDGLLRFAPNLGWTDLPLGARLGERLDLPAVIANDADLGALAEHWRGVAVGYEHVVVVSGEIGIGGGILVGGRPLRGRGGYAGEIGHLRVNPDGRPCRCGSSGCLETEIGADALLREAGRRPGSGMDAYRAVLAEAAAGDEEAKNAAARVARWLGVGVGILVNTFNPDIVILGGPLGELYKATADIVEEATARSSLVAPREQVRLAASALGPDAQIVGAAELAFEPLLEDPIGTLTHRAA from the coding sequence GTGACGCGTCGGCGCATTCGCGGGTCGACTCAGGACGACGTACGCCGGCACAACCTCGGGACGATCCTCACCGAGGTGCACCGGCACGGCTACCGGTCGCGTGCTCTGCTCACCGCGGAGATGGGGCTGAACCGGAGTACCATCGGCGACCTGGTCGCCGAACTGACGGAGGCCGGGCTCGTCCTGCAGCGCTCTGCGAGCGCCCAGGGACGGGCCGGCCGCCCGTCGCTGGAGGTGGTGCCCTCTCCTGAGGGCGTGTACGTACTCGCCGTCGACCTGGGCGTACGCCACCTCGCGGTGGCGAGGGTCGGGCTCGGCGGCGACGTCCTCGACCGCGTCGACGTGGACTCCGAACGCGACTGGAGCGACCTCGACATCACCGTCGACGCGATCGCGGAGGCGTGCCGAGGGCTGCGCCGCGGCGCGCCGGCCCGCGCACGCTGCGTCGGCGTCGGCCTCTCCGTACCGGGCGTAGTCAGACAGGAGGACGGCCTGCTCCGGTTCGCGCCGAACCTGGGCTGGACCGACCTGCCACTCGGCGCCCGGCTGGGAGAGCGGCTGGACCTGCCCGCCGTGATCGCCAACGACGCCGACCTCGGCGCGCTCGCCGAACACTGGCGGGGGGTCGCCGTCGGCTACGAGCACGTGGTGGTGGTCTCCGGTGAGATCGGCATCGGCGGCGGCATCCTGGTCGGCGGCCGCCCGTTGCGCGGCCGCGGAGGGTACGCGGGCGAGATCGGCCACCTGCGCGTGAACCCGGACGGACGGCCCTGCCGCTGCGGATCCTCCGGCTGCCTGGAGACCGAGATCGGAGCGGACGCCCTGCTGCGGGAGGCCGGCCGTCGCCCGGGCAGTGGAATGGACGCCTACCGCGCCGTTCTGGCCGAGGCCGCCGCGGGCGACGAGGAGGCCAAGAACGCCGCCGCTCGCGTCGCGCGCTGGCTCGGCGTCGGCGTCGGCATCCTGGTCAACACCTTCAACCCGGACATCGTGATCCTCGGCGGCCCGCTGGGCGAGCTGTACAAGGCGACCGCGGACATCGTCGAGGAGGCGACCGCCCGGTCGTCCCTGGTCGCACCGCGAGAGCAGGTGCGCCTGGCCGCCTCCGCGCTGGGCCCCGACGCCCAGATCGTGGGCGCCGCCGAACTCGCCTTCGAGCCCCTCCTCGAAGACCCGATCGGCACCCTGACCCACCGCGCGGCCTGA
- a CDS encoding helix-turn-helix domain-containing protein: MTQDGDLDALVRSRIRGLRLARDWSLDDLAARCYLSPSTLSRIETGHRRIALDQLAPIARALGTTLDQLVESADDGDVVIRPRRDVVRGVTTWMLSREPGPNGMSVAKMRVTRAEPRRGADELKVHPGKDWFTVLSGTIVLLLGERTILVEAGQAAEFSTMIPHAFGAKDGPAEILCILDHDGQRTHLHPSP, translated from the coding sequence ATGACGCAAGACGGTGACCTCGACGCTCTGGTCCGCAGCCGGATCAGAGGGTTGCGCCTGGCACGGGACTGGTCGCTCGACGACCTTGCCGCCCGCTGCTACCTGAGCCCTTCCACCCTGAGCCGGATCGAGACCGGCCACCGGCGGATCGCCCTCGACCAGCTCGCCCCGATCGCACGGGCCCTGGGGACCACCCTCGACCAGCTGGTGGAGTCCGCCGATGACGGTGACGTGGTGATCAGGCCACGGCGCGACGTGGTGCGGGGGGTCACCACGTGGATGTTGAGCCGTGAGCCCGGACCGAACGGCATGTCCGTGGCCAAGATGCGCGTCACCAGGGCGGAGCCCCGGCGCGGCGCCGACGAGCTGAAGGTCCATCCGGGCAAGGACTGGTTCACGGTCCTGTCGGGCACCATCGTGCTGCTGCTGGGGGAGCGGACGATCCTGGTCGAGGCCGGCCAGGCGGCGGAGTTCTCCACGATGATCCCGCATGCCTTCGGCGCCAAGGACGGCCCGGCCGAGATCCTGTGCATCCTCGACCACGACGGGCAGCGCACCCATCTCCATCCCTCACCGTGA
- a CDS encoding NUDIX domain-containing protein has product MSGLGDARRVPGDDRARLAGLVERVPPLDAEEAAHRDYVRAWIAGGAPLHRVRKPDVPKIHLVSYFVVVDPLRGRLLLVDHRGAGLRLPTGGHVEASDADPWATVRRECPEELGIEAAPLEATGTTPFFTSVARTRGHGPHTDVSLWYAVRAGAEEITGWDTREFAGIGWATPRQILGARPETLGPHLKRAVRRLTAITGTLGG; this is encoded by the coding sequence GTGAGCGGCCTCGGGGACGCCCGGCGGGTGCCGGGCGATGATCGGGCCCGGCTTGCCGGTCTTGTCGAGCGGGTCCCTCCTCTCGACGCCGAGGAGGCCGCGCACCGGGACTACGTACGGGCCTGGATCGCCGGTGGCGCCCCGCTCCACCGCGTCCGCAAGCCGGACGTGCCAAAGATCCACCTCGTGAGCTACTTCGTCGTCGTGGACCCGCTCCGGGGGAGACTCCTGCTCGTCGACCATCGCGGCGCGGGGCTGCGGCTGCCGACGGGCGGTCATGTGGAAGCGTCCGACGCCGACCCGTGGGCGACGGTCCGCCGTGAGTGTCCTGAGGAGCTCGGCATCGAGGCGGCCCCGCTGGAGGCGACGGGAACGACGCCGTTCTTCACCTCGGTGGCGCGGACGCGTGGCCACGGGCCGCACACCGACGTCTCGCTCTGGTACGCCGTCCGGGCCGGCGCCGAGGAGATCACCGGCTGGGACACCCGTGAGTTCGCGGGCATCGGCTGGGCGACCCCTCGGCAGATCCTCGGCGCGCGGCCGGAGACCCTGGGCCCGCATCTCAAGAGGGCCGTGCGCCGGCTCACCGCGATCACGGGCACCCTCGGAGGCTGA
- a CDS encoding aconitate hydratase: protein MDTFGSRQTLSVGDASYEIFRLDAVEGSARLPYSLKVLLENLLRTEDGANITADHIRTLAGWDANAQPSKEIQFTPARVIMQDFTGVPCVVDLATMREAVRDLGGDPAKINPLNPAEMVIDHSVQVDVFGRADAFERNVEFEYGRNHERYQFLKWGQQGFDNFKVVPPGTGIVHQVNIEHLARVVFDNEGVAYPDTCVGTDSHTTMQNGLGVLGWGVGGIEAEAAMLGQPISMLIPRVVGFRLTGELPAGTTATDLVLTITEMLRKHGVVGKFVEFYGEGVGAVPLANRATIGNMSPEFGSTCAIFPIDDETVKYLRLTGRPAEQVALVEAYAKEQGLWHDASHEAAYSEYLELDLGTVVPSIAGPKRPQDRISLSDSKQAWRTAVRDYVDDDSIRGPLDEATDESFPASDSPAIGHNGNGDKPAEHAADATAGRPSDPVTVSLDGAEFELDHGAVVIAAITSCTNTSNPSVMIGAALLAKKAVERGLSRKPWVKTSLAPGSKVVMDYYDRAGLTPYLEKLGFNLVGYGCTTCIGNSGPLQEEISQAVNDGDLAVAAVLSGNRNFEGRINPDIKMNYLASPPLVVAYALAGSMDVDVANGPLGTGSDGEPVYLKDIWPSPQEVEEVVEAAIAQEMFSRDYADVFAGEQRWQALPVPSGNTFEWDPDSTYVRKAPYFEGMGERPEPVTDITGARVLALLGDSVTTDHISPAGAIKADSPAGRYLTEHGIERRDFNSYGSRRGNHEVMIRGTFANIRLRNLLAPGTEGGVTVKDGEEMSIYDAAQAYAAENTPLIVLGGKEYGSGSSRDWAAKGTSLLGVRAVLAQSFERIHRSNLIGMGVLPLQFRDGESVESLGLTGQETFDIVGVEAMNDGDTPREVTVRAGDKEFAAVVRIDTPGEADYYRHGGIMQYVLRSLLQK, encoded by the coding sequence TTGGACACCTTCGGCAGCCGCCAGACGCTCAGTGTCGGCGATGCGTCCTATGAGATTTTCCGGCTGGATGCCGTCGAGGGTTCGGCGCGCCTCCCGTACAGCCTCAAGGTGCTGCTGGAGAACCTCCTGCGCACCGAGGACGGCGCCAACATCACCGCCGACCACATCCGCACGCTGGCCGGATGGGACGCGAACGCCCAGCCGAGCAAGGAGATCCAGTTCACGCCCGCCCGCGTGATCATGCAGGACTTCACCGGCGTGCCCTGTGTCGTGGACCTCGCCACGATGCGGGAGGCCGTCCGTGACCTCGGCGGCGACCCGGCGAAGATCAACCCGTTGAACCCCGCCGAGATGGTCATCGACCACTCCGTGCAGGTCGACGTCTTCGGCCGTGCGGACGCCTTCGAGCGCAACGTGGAGTTCGAGTACGGCCGCAACCACGAGCGCTACCAGTTCCTCAAGTGGGGCCAGCAGGGCTTCGACAACTTCAAGGTCGTGCCGCCCGGCACCGGCATCGTGCACCAGGTCAACATCGAGCACCTGGCCCGCGTCGTGTTCGACAACGAAGGCGTTGCTTACCCGGACACGTGCGTCGGCACCGACTCTCACACCACCATGCAGAACGGCCTGGGCGTGCTCGGCTGGGGCGTCGGCGGCATCGAGGCCGAGGCCGCCATGCTCGGCCAGCCGATCTCGATGCTCATCCCGCGCGTCGTCGGCTTCCGGCTGACCGGCGAGCTGCCGGCCGGCACCACCGCCACCGACCTCGTGCTCACCATCACCGAGATGCTGCGCAAGCACGGCGTCGTCGGCAAGTTCGTGGAGTTCTACGGCGAGGGCGTCGGCGCGGTGCCGCTGGCCAACCGCGCCACCATCGGCAACATGAGCCCGGAGTTCGGCTCCACCTGCGCGATCTTCCCGATCGACGACGAGACCGTGAAGTACCTCCGGCTCACCGGCCGCCCGGCCGAGCAGGTCGCCCTGGTCGAGGCGTACGCCAAGGAGCAGGGTCTCTGGCACGACGCGAGCCACGAGGCGGCCTACTCCGAGTACCTCGAGCTGGACCTGGGCACCGTCGTCCCGTCGATCGCCGGCCCCAAGCGCCCGCAGGACCGCATCTCCCTCTCGGACAGCAAGCAGGCGTGGCGCACCGCGGTCCGCGACTACGTGGACGACGACAGCATCCGGGGCCCGCTGGACGAGGCGACCGACGAGTCGTTCCCCGCGTCGGACTCCCCGGCCATCGGCCACAACGGCAACGGCGACAAGCCGGCCGAGCACGCGGCCGACGCCACCGCCGGCCGGCCCAGCGACCCGGTCACCGTCAGCCTGGACGGCGCGGAGTTCGAGCTTGACCACGGCGCCGTGGTGATCGCCGCGATCACCTCCTGCACCAACACCTCGAACCCCTCGGTCATGATCGGCGCGGCGCTGCTCGCCAAGAAGGCGGTCGAGCGCGGCCTGTCCCGCAAGCCGTGGGTGAAGACCTCGCTGGCTCCCGGCTCCAAGGTCGTCATGGACTACTACGACCGTGCGGGCCTCACGCCGTACCTGGAGAAGCTCGGCTTCAACCTCGTCGGCTACGGCTGCACGACGTGCATCGGCAACTCGGGCCCGCTGCAGGAGGAGATCAGCCAGGCGGTCAACGACGGAGACCTGGCCGTCGCCGCGGTGCTGTCCGGCAACCGCAACTTCGAGGGCCGCATCAACCCCGACATCAAGATGAACTACCTGGCCTCGCCGCCGCTGGTCGTCGCGTACGCCCTCGCCGGCTCGATGGACGTCGACGTCGCGAACGGCCCGCTCGGCACCGGGTCCGACGGCGAGCCGGTGTACCTGAAGGACATCTGGCCCTCGCCGCAGGAGGTCGAGGAGGTCGTCGAGGCGGCCATCGCGCAGGAGATGTTCAGCCGCGACTACGCCGACGTGTTCGCCGGCGAGCAGCGCTGGCAGGCCCTGCCGGTGCCGAGCGGCAACACCTTCGAGTGGGACCCCGACTCCACATACGTGCGCAAGGCGCCCTACTTCGAGGGCATGGGCGAGCGCCCCGAGCCGGTCACGGACATCACCGGAGCCAGGGTCCTCGCGCTGCTCGGCGACTCGGTCACCACCGACCACATCTCGCCCGCCGGCGCGATCAAGGCGGACAGCCCGGCCGGCCGCTACCTCACCGAGCACGGCATCGAGCGCCGCGACTTCAACTCCTACGGATCGCGGCGCGGCAACCACGAGGTGATGATCCGCGGCACGTTCGCCAACATCCGGCTGCGCAACCTGCTCGCGCCGGGCACCGAGGGCGGTGTCACGGTCAAGGACGGCGAGGAGATGTCGATCTACGACGCCGCGCAGGCGTACGCCGCCGAGAACACCCCGCTGATCGTGCTGGGCGGCAAGGAGTACGGCTCGGGCTCCTCGCGTGACTGGGCGGCCAAGGGCACCAGCCTGCTCGGCGTGCGCGCCGTGCTGGCGCAGTCGTTCGAGCGCATCCACCGCTCGAACCTCATCGGCATGGGCGTGCTGCCGCTGCAGTTCCGCGACGGTGAGTCGGTGGAGTCGCTGGGCCTGACCGGCCAGGAGACGTTCGACATCGTCGGCGTCGAGGCGATGAACGACGGCGACACGCCCCGCGAGGTGACCGTGAGGGCCGGCGACAAGGAGTTCGCGGCCGTCGTCCGTATCGACACACCGGGCGAGGCCGACTACTACCGGCACGGCGGCATCATGCAGTACGTCCTGCGTTCCCTGCTCCAGAAGTAG
- a CDS encoding sugar ABC transporter permease encodes MSTETPRPADTADETVTDSPAKSGSVAQSDFTTDTRVQTVSTAIDGYVVKLRSGDLGALPAIFGLVVLIILFYGLRPETFLSKFNIANLLVQALPVTILAMGLVFVLLLGEIDLSAGVASGACAAVMGKLMVDSGTNWLVAVLAAAVTGLLIGLLIGALVAIVRIPSFVVTLALFLGLQGIALKLIGEGGTVPIHNNVIYALANKYMPVWLGWTLAIVCALLYAGIQLLRWQRQNSKGLSRRPLALILVQVALVAVALLGGAYVLNLNRARTPLAPFFGGVPWGVPLVAVLLIICTFVLGRTSYGRHLYAVGGNAEAARRAGINVTRLRMSVFMICSVLAAVSGIVAASRLNSVTPDAGAGNTLLYAVGAAVIGGTSLFGGKGKARDAILGGLVIAIIDNGLGLLGAKAYLNYLITGGFLLLAASIDALARRRRSATGS; translated from the coding sequence ATGTCCACCGAAACCCCCCGGCCGGCCGACACCGCCGACGAGACGGTCACCGACTCGCCCGCAAAGAGCGGGTCCGTCGCGCAGTCCGACTTCACCACCGACACCCGTGTGCAGACGGTGTCGACGGCGATCGACGGCTACGTGGTCAAGCTGCGCTCCGGTGACCTCGGCGCACTGCCCGCGATCTTCGGGCTCGTCGTCCTGATCATCCTGTTCTACGGGCTGCGCCCGGAGACCTTCCTCTCCAAGTTCAACATCGCCAACCTGCTCGTGCAGGCGCTGCCGGTCACCATCCTCGCCATGGGCCTGGTGTTCGTGCTGCTGCTCGGCGAGATCGACCTGTCCGCCGGCGTCGCGAGCGGTGCCTGTGCCGCGGTCATGGGCAAACTCATGGTCGACAGCGGCACGAACTGGCTGGTCGCCGTGCTCGCGGCCGCCGTCACCGGTCTCCTCATCGGCCTGCTGATCGGTGCACTCGTCGCCATCGTGCGGATCCCATCGTTCGTCGTGACACTCGCGTTGTTCCTCGGCCTGCAGGGCATCGCGCTGAAACTGATCGGCGAGGGCGGCACCGTCCCGATCCACAACAACGTCATCTACGCGCTGGCCAACAAGTACATGCCGGTCTGGCTGGGCTGGACCCTCGCGATCGTCTGCGCTCTCCTCTACGCGGGCATCCAGCTGCTCCGCTGGCAGCGGCAGAACTCCAAGGGCCTGTCGCGCCGCCCCCTCGCCCTGATCCTCGTCCAGGTCGCGCTCGTCGCCGTCGCGCTCCTCGGCGGCGCGTACGTGCTGAACCTCAACCGGGCACGTACGCCACTCGCGCCGTTCTTCGGCGGTGTGCCGTGGGGAGTGCCGCTCGTCGCGGTACTGCTGATCATCTGCACGTTCGTGCTGGGCCGCACGAGCTACGGACGGCACCTGTACGCCGTCGGTGGCAACGCCGAGGCCGCTCGCCGGGCCGGTATCAACGTGACCCGGCTCCGCATGTCCGTGTTCATGATCTGCTCCGTGCTGGCGGCGGTGAGTGGCATCGTCGCCGCCTCCCGCCTCAACTCGGTGACACCGGACGCGGGCGCGGGCAACACGCTGCTGTACGCGGTCGGCGCCGCCGTCATCGGCGGCACCAGCCTCTTCGGCGGCAAGGGCAAGGCACGGGACGCGATCCTCGGTGGTCTCGTCATCGCGATCATCGACAACGGCCTGGGCCTGCTCGGCGCCAAGGCGTACCTCAACTACCTGATCACCGGTGGCTTCCTTCTGCTCGCCGCGAGCATCGACGCGCTGGCGCGCCGTCGCCGTTCTGCGACCGGCAGCTGA
- a CDS encoding PadR family transcriptional regulator: MHATFDAPGRPRGGRRGGHGRRGGPWGFPGGGPFGGGGPFGGPPPWAGRRSKARRGDVRAAVLALLAEEPRNGYQLIQEIEERSDGEWRPSPGAVYPALQQLTDEGLIEAEEHDGRRTFRLSEAGRTFVDEHPDEMNAPWEAMTSDVRDDVRDLFGTAAKTGAAVMQIVQTGSEEQVAQAKQILSETRRSLYRLLAEDE; this comes from the coding sequence ATGCATGCGACATTCGACGCACCAGGACGCCCACGAGGCGGCCGAAGAGGTGGTCACGGACGCCGCGGGGGCCCCTGGGGATTCCCCGGCGGAGGGCCGTTCGGCGGTGGAGGACCGTTCGGCGGTCCCCCGCCCTGGGCCGGCCGCAGGTCCAAGGCCCGGCGCGGAGACGTACGGGCCGCGGTCCTCGCACTCCTCGCCGAGGAGCCGCGCAACGGCTACCAGCTGATCCAGGAGATCGAAGAACGCAGCGACGGTGAGTGGCGGCCGAGTCCCGGCGCCGTGTACCCGGCGCTGCAGCAGCTCACCGACGAGGGTCTGATCGAGGCCGAGGAGCACGACGGCCGGCGCACCTTCCGGCTCTCCGAGGCCGGCCGCACCTTCGTGGACGAGCACCCGGACGAGATGAACGCCCCCTGGGAGGCGATGACCTCCGACGTGCGCGACGACGTACGCGATCTCTTCGGCACCGCGGCGAAGACCGGCGCGGCCGTCATGCAGATCGTCCAGACCGGGAGCGAGGAGCAGGTCGCCCAGGCGAAGCAGATCCTGTCCGAGACGCGGCGCAGCCTGTACCGGCTGCTCGCCGAGGACGAGTAG